Proteins encoded in a region of the Candidatus Methylacidiphilales bacterium genome:
- a CDS encoding lysophospholipid acyltransferase family protein, producing MEDPRPQVPLIDLLRSLPWLARVPGVRLLVRGIEALLGFRELNAIYAGVRRRCLEEGKDFFRACMEETGLSRRVDNADLLKIPESGPVVVVANHPLGGLDAIALADLVISLRPDTKVMANYLLARMPESQARLIPVDPFDGADAGRRNIGSMKQALRWLNQGGLLLVFPAGEVSHLHARTMTVTDPAWNPHAAQLILRTRAAVVPVFVAGRNSWVFQILGLIHPRLRTLLLVRELVRARRSTVRIHVGNALPASQFDHMASAGEMTDYLRLQTYVLQGRGDHWQKPDSVPLVPLQPLAPAEDPGVLAAEILSLSEDRLLARHQEWEVHYSRGAELPAVLREIGRLREMTFREVGEGTGLAADLESYDEDYVHLFLWDRSARSLIGAYRIGESDRILKKKGVRGLYTRSLFHFRPAFVQAIGPALELGRSFIRPEYQKKYHSLNLLWRGIGGFLLRFPRYHTLFGPVSISRDYHEISRNLLVQFLRNRKQDRLRKRMTRAQHPPRPPWVPGLGLDAAGARMQTIEDVSALISEIENDGKGVPVLLRHYLKLNARLINFNVDPAFSDALDGLVVVDLRESEPKLLQRFMGKDGLESFAHYHRRNGTEDLSPLIGEFP from the coding sequence ATGGAAGATCCCCGCCCCCAAGTGCCCTTGATCGACCTGCTCCGTTCCCTGCCTTGGTTGGCCCGGGTGCCGGGTGTGCGACTGCTGGTCCGCGGGATCGAGGCGTTGCTCGGATTCCGCGAACTCAACGCCATTTATGCCGGGGTGCGTCGGCGTTGCCTGGAGGAGGGCAAGGATTTCTTCCGTGCTTGCATGGAGGAGACCGGTCTTTCGCGCCGGGTGGACAACGCCGACCTGCTGAAGATTCCTGAAAGCGGACCGGTGGTGGTGGTGGCCAACCATCCCCTGGGCGGTCTCGATGCGATTGCCTTGGCCGACCTGGTCATTTCGCTGCGCCCGGACACCAAGGTCATGGCCAACTATTTGTTGGCCCGCATGCCCGAGAGCCAAGCCCGCCTGATTCCGGTGGATCCGTTTGACGGGGCGGATGCCGGTCGTCGCAACATCGGCTCGATGAAGCAGGCGCTGCGCTGGTTGAACCAGGGCGGCCTCTTGTTGGTGTTTCCGGCCGGTGAGGTGTCCCACCTCCATGCCCGCACCATGACCGTGACCGACCCGGCTTGGAACCCGCACGCGGCCCAGTTGATCCTGCGCACCCGGGCTGCGGTGGTACCGGTGTTTGTCGCCGGACGGAACAGTTGGGTGTTTCAAATCCTCGGACTGATCCATCCCCGCCTGCGCACCCTCCTGCTGGTGCGCGAACTGGTGCGGGCCCGCCGCTCGACCGTGCGAATCCATGTGGGCAACGCCCTGCCGGCTTCCCAATTTGACCACATGGCCTCGGCGGGGGAAATGACCGACTACCTCCGCCTGCAAACCTATGTCCTGCAAGGCCGCGGGGACCACTGGCAGAAACCGGACAGTGTTCCGTTGGTTCCCTTGCAGCCCCTGGCTCCGGCCGAAGATCCCGGGGTCCTGGCCGCGGAAATCCTCTCCCTTTCTGAGGATCGCCTGCTGGCCCGCCACCAGGAATGGGAAGTCCATTACAGTCGAGGGGCGGAATTGCCGGCCGTGCTGCGGGAAATCGGACGCCTGCGCGAGATGACCTTCCGCGAGGTGGGCGAGGGCACCGGACTGGCTGCGGATCTCGAATCCTACGATGAAGATTACGTCCACCTCTTCCTTTGGGACCGCTCGGCCCGCAGCTTGATCGGCGCCTACCGCATCGGGGAATCCGACCGGATCCTGAAGAAAAAAGGTGTACGGGGTCTTTACACCCGGTCCCTCTTCCATTTCCGGCCCGCCTTCGTCCAGGCCATCGGCCCGGCTTTGGAACTGGGGCGGTCATTCATCCGTCCGGAGTACCAGAAGAAGTACCATTCGCTCAACCTGCTCTGGCGTGGCATCGGCGGGTTCCTGCTCCGTTTCCCCCGATACCACACCCTTTTCGGGCCGGTCAGCATCAGCCGGGATTATCATGAGATTTCCCGCAATTTGTTGGTGCAATTCCTGCGCAACCGAAAACAGGACCGTTTGCGCAAACGGATGACCCGGGCGCAGCACCCACCCCGTCCGCCCTGGGTCCCGGGACTGGGGCTGGATGCCGCCGGGGCGCGCATGCAGACCATCGAGGATGTCTCGGCCCTGATCAGTGAGATCGAGAACGATGGCAAGGGCGTGCCGGTGTTGCTGCGCCACTACCTCAAACTCAACGCCCGCCTGATCAATTTCAATGTTGATCCGGCTTTTTCCGATGCGCTGGATGGCCTGGTGGTGGTCGATCTGCGGGAAAGCGAACCGAAGTTGCTTCAGCGGTTTATGGGGAAAGACGGTTTGGAGTCGTTCGCCCACTACCATCGCCGGAATGGGACAGAGGATCTGTCCCCGTTGATAGGTGAATTCCCGTGA
- a CDS encoding 3-deoxy-7-phosphoheptulonate synthase: MLPVDDVRISHLRPLLPPAILIEEIPVAESLQEKVSTDRAAIRDVFAGRDDRLVVIVGPCSIHDPSAALDYATRLKPVADRLKADLLVVMRVYFEKPRTTVGWKGLINDPNLDNSFEINKGLRTARALLRDVVALGLPAATEFLDTITPQFIADLVSWGAIGARTTESQIHRELASGLSMTVGFKNGTGGNIRMAVDAIRSARSPHWFPSVTKQGVAAIFGTKGNDSCHLILRGGSRTGPNYGAEHVREAVDLLQSEKLPHFLMVDCSHGNSNKDHLRQADVAANLSAQIAGGQTALAGVMLESHLVGGRQDYVPGNSVYGQSITDACLSFDQTLPLLDELAAAVRSRRARG; this comes from the coding sequence ATGCTCCCGGTCGACGACGTCCGCATCTCCCACCTGCGCCCCCTGCTGCCCCCGGCCATCCTCATCGAGGAAATCCCGGTTGCGGAGTCGCTCCAGGAAAAGGTCTCCACCGACCGCGCCGCCATCCGCGATGTTTTCGCCGGGCGCGACGACAGGCTCGTCGTCATCGTCGGACCCTGCTCGATCCACGATCCCTCTGCCGCCCTGGACTACGCCACTCGGTTGAAACCCGTAGCCGACCGCCTCAAGGCCGACCTCCTCGTGGTCATGCGTGTCTATTTCGAAAAACCCCGCACCACCGTCGGTTGGAAAGGCCTGATCAATGATCCCAACCTCGACAACAGCTTCGAGATCAACAAGGGCCTCCGCACCGCCCGCGCCCTCCTCCGCGATGTGGTAGCCCTCGGCCTGCCCGCGGCCACGGAATTCCTCGACACCATCACCCCGCAGTTCATTGCCGACCTGGTATCTTGGGGTGCGATTGGGGCCCGGACCACGGAGAGCCAGATCCATCGCGAACTCGCCTCCGGCCTCTCCATGACGGTGGGATTCAAGAACGGCACCGGAGGCAACATCCGCATGGCGGTGGACGCCATCCGCTCGGCTCGAAGCCCGCACTGGTTCCCCTCGGTGACCAAGCAGGGGGTGGCGGCGATCTTCGGCACCAAGGGCAACGATTCCTGCCACCTCATCCTGCGCGGGGGCAGTCGCACCGGCCCCAACTACGGCGCGGAACACGTCCGGGAAGCGGTGGACCTGCTCCAGTCGGAAAAACTTCCCCACTTCCTCATGGTGGATTGCAGCCACGGCAACAGCAACAAGGACCACCTGCGCCAGGCCGATGTGGCCGCCAATCTTTCCGCGCAAATCGCCGGCGGGCAAACCGCCCTGGCCGGAGTCATGCTGGAAAGCCACCTCGTCGGGGGACGACAGGACTACGTTCCGGGAAATTCCGTCTATGGCCAGAGCATCACCGACGCTTGCCTGTCATTTGACCAGACGCTCCCGTTGCTCGATGAACTGGCCGCAGCCGTGCGCAGCCGCCGAGCGCGCGGTTGA
- a CDS encoding LysM peptidoglycan-binding domain-containing protein has translation MKYLVLAGVVTALCPCARLWAAQPAVPPALEREILAASALLVDAQTGEVVFSRRPDTPYPPASTVKLLTALLVWEKTGLEGEVEIAPEDADVEPSHVPLKAGEVVPVRDLTKALLVGSDNDTAMALGRKVAGDSRTFVQQMNERARQLGCSRSNFLNPNGLPAPGQVTTARDLMRIFRAVLAVPQLRSICAMPSFVLRTAVGAQRVKNHNKLLGVYAGMGPAKTGWTVASRHTYAASATRDGRELWLVILNSPNKWNDARLLFDYGFSRPKPEPRATDPEVLTVSAPPVRVKPPTAALRGAPEPGPAISTTAAPNSTPSKSAQRHKVRQGETLYSIARTYGVGVNQIVLANNLNDPRRLQPGTDLRIP, from the coding sequence ATGAAGTACTTGGTCCTGGCTGGGGTGGTGACGGCGCTCTGCCCCTGTGCGCGCCTGTGGGCTGCCCAGCCCGCGGTCCCCCCGGCGCTGGAGAGAGAAATTCTGGCGGCATCCGCGCTGCTGGTCGACGCCCAGACGGGTGAAGTGGTCTTCAGCCGGAGGCCCGACACGCCCTACCCCCCGGCCAGTACCGTCAAGTTGCTCACGGCCTTGCTGGTCTGGGAAAAGACCGGGCTGGAGGGAGAGGTGGAAATCGCCCCCGAGGACGCCGATGTGGAGCCCAGCCATGTCCCCCTCAAGGCGGGGGAAGTGGTCCCTGTTCGTGATCTGACCAAGGCCCTGCTGGTGGGATCGGACAACGACACGGCCATGGCCCTGGGGCGCAAGGTTGCCGGAGACAGCCGGACCTTCGTCCAGCAGATGAACGAGCGGGCCCGCCAGCTCGGGTGCTCCAGAAGCAATTTCCTGAATCCCAACGGACTGCCGGCCCCCGGTCAGGTGACCACCGCGCGCGATCTGATGCGGATTTTCCGGGCCGTCCTGGCCGTGCCCCAGCTCCGCAGCATTTGTGCCATGCCCTCGTTCGTGCTGCGCACGGCGGTGGGGGCGCAACGGGTGAAAAATCACAACAAGTTGCTGGGTGTGTATGCCGGGATGGGTCCGGCCAAGACGGGGTGGACAGTGGCCTCGCGCCACACCTACGCCGCCTCGGCGACGCGGGACGGCCGAGAATTGTGGTTGGTGATCCTGAACAGTCCCAACAAATGGAATGACGCCCGTTTGCTTTTTGATTATGGGTTCTCCCGCCCCAAACCGGAGCCCCGGGCGACCGATCCCGAAGTCTTGACCGTGTCCGCGCCGCCGGTGCGGGTCAAGCCCCCGACGGCGGCCCTGCGCGGGGCCCCCGAGCCGGGCCCAGCCATTTCGACAACGGCTGCTCCGAATTCAACGCCGTCCAAGTCGGCCCAGCGGCACAAGGTCCGCCAGGGCGAAACCCTTTATTCCATTGCCCGCACTTACGGAGTGGGAGTCAACCAGATCGTGCTGGCCAACAACCTCAATGATCCCCGGCGTCTCCAACCGGGGACCGATCTGCGTATTCCGTGA
- a CDS encoding TIGR02206 family membrane protein: MEPHPAFVRFGLSHGVVMALTVVVPALLVMISRPDPTGRREATIRRALAFLMAGNMAALVIIGLQNPGKDWLEFLPMHLCDWLGFIILGALLWKKQSLYDLAYFWGLAGTLHGVITPDLQYGFPHPYFFTFHIGHSGLLASVAFLTFGCGLRPNRHSLPRAILMLQVYFASAALANILLGENFGYLCAKPEHASLLDHLGPWPWYLLSLQAMALVSFVIYYLPWMAADAWKRRRLTEYADRSPVGDAGDH; encoded by the coding sequence ATGGAACCCCATCCCGCCTTCGTCCGCTTCGGCTTGTCCCACGGGGTCGTCATGGCCCTGACCGTGGTCGTGCCTGCCTTGCTGGTGATGATTTCCCGCCCAGACCCCACGGGAAGGCGGGAAGCAACCATCCGCCGGGCCTTGGCCTTTTTGATGGCAGGCAACATGGCGGCACTGGTGATCATCGGACTGCAAAACCCGGGCAAGGACTGGCTGGAATTCCTGCCCATGCACCTGTGCGACTGGCTGGGATTCATCATCCTGGGCGCCCTCCTGTGGAAAAAGCAGTCGCTGTACGACCTGGCTTATTTCTGGGGCCTTGCCGGAACCCTGCACGGGGTGATCACCCCCGACCTGCAATACGGGTTCCCCCACCCCTATTTTTTCACCTTCCACATCGGTCACTCCGGCCTCCTGGCCTCGGTCGCCTTCCTGACCTTCGGCTGCGGGCTGCGTCCCAACCGGCATTCCCTCCCCCGCGCTATCCTGATGTTGCAGGTGTATTTCGCCAGCGCCGCACTGGCGAACATCCTCTTGGGGGAAAACTTCGGCTATCTCTGCGCCAAACCGGAACACGCCAGCCTGCTGGACCACCTCGGTCCCTGGCCTTGGTATCTGCTCAGTCTCCAGGCCATGGCCCTGGTTTCTTTCGTGATCTACTACCTGCCCTGGATGGCTGCCGACGCCTGGAAGCGTCGCCGTCTCACGGAATACGCAGATCGGTCCCCGGTTGGAGACGCCGGGGATCATTGA
- the queG gene encoding tRNA epoxyqueuosine(34) reductase QueG — MNLGEQLKVLAAGEGFDHCAVASVETLEYGGYFLRWLEEGKQGSMAWLARDPLRRLDPAQVQPGARSVVMLALNYYQDPLPGRGRMARYALGRDYHDLMLPRLERLASWMEELGGRQRVYVDTGPVLEKVWAARAGLAWQGKSTMAIHPRSGTWFFLGTLLTTLAFPPDPPMKDHCGSCTRCIDACPTGAIHAPYQLDARRCIAYLTIEHPGDIPEEFRSLIGDRVYGCDDCLEVCPWNRWARATQEAGFQERPRPDLAEMLDWKPEDFDHHFRGSPVRRLKLPRWKRNLCVVLGNIGTMSDLPALERAAAGDDPMVARHARWAVEKLRTQDRS, encoded by the coding sequence ATGAATCTTGGGGAGCAATTGAAAGTCCTGGCTGCGGGCGAGGGATTCGACCATTGCGCGGTGGCCTCGGTCGAAACACTGGAGTACGGGGGCTATTTTTTACGCTGGTTGGAGGAAGGAAAACAGGGATCCATGGCCTGGCTGGCCCGTGACCCTTTACGCAGGCTTGATCCCGCGCAAGTGCAACCGGGCGCTCGCAGTGTGGTCATGCTGGCCTTGAATTACTACCAGGACCCGCTCCCTGGGCGCGGACGGATGGCCCGGTATGCTCTGGGCCGGGACTACCACGATCTGATGCTGCCCCGCCTGGAGCGACTGGCGTCATGGATGGAGGAACTAGGGGGACGGCAGCGGGTTTATGTCGATACGGGACCGGTCTTGGAAAAGGTTTGGGCCGCGCGGGCCGGGCTGGCCTGGCAGGGCAAGAGCACCATGGCCATCCACCCCCGCTCGGGCACGTGGTTTTTTCTCGGCACCCTCCTCACCACCCTGGCCTTTCCACCCGATCCACCGATGAAGGACCATTGCGGCTCCTGCACCCGCTGCATCGATGCCTGTCCCACCGGGGCCATCCACGCTCCCTACCAGCTGGACGCCCGCCGCTGCATCGCCTACCTCACCATCGAGCATCCCGGGGACATCCCGGAAGAATTCCGTTCCCTGATCGGGGACCGGGTCTATGGGTGCGACGACTGTCTGGAAGTCTGCCCTTGGAACCGTTGGGCCCGGGCGACACAAGAGGCCGGCTTTCAGGAAAGACCACGTCCGGATCTGGCGGAGATGTTGGATTGGAAGCCCGAGGACTTCGACCATCACTTCCGCGGCAGTCCGGTCCGCCGCTTGAAACTCCCCCGTTGGAAACGCAACCTCTGTGTTGTACTGGGCAATATTGGAACAATGTCCGATCTGCCCGCCCTGGAGCGTGCGGCCGCCGGGGACGATCCCATGGTCGCCCGCCATGCCCGCTGGGCGGTAGAAAAACTCCGAACGCAGGATCGCAGTTGA